One part of the Vibrio palustris genome encodes these proteins:
- the apbC gene encoding iron-sulfur cluster carrier protein ApbC — protein MHSLTSKHDFCVWLNQFSHPHLIPNWADQPNVVSLSSEHLLQIALPFAVNDIKTELAQWIEAQIDNNEIDRIAYEIIVKPSTLQTTIDKPIRGVKNIIAVTSAKGGVGKSTTAVNLALALSQSGAKTGLLDADVYGPSVPLMLGTIDAKPEVVDNKWMQPVKAHGIYTHSIGYLVDKANAAIWRGPMASKAFEQLLRETHWPELDYLVIDMPPGTGDIQLTLAQQMPVTGSVIVTTPQDLALADARKGAAMFEEVNVPVIGIVENMSYHICSHCGAHEAIFGSGGAQSLASDSGLALLAQVPLHMAMREDIDAGIPTVARRPDSEHAGYYLQLAERIASTLYWQGQVKPDAIDVTFV, from the coding sequence ATGCATTCGTTAACGTCCAAACACGATTTTTGCGTGTGGTTAAATCAATTTTCTCATCCTCATTTAATCCCAAATTGGGCCGATCAGCCTAATGTGGTATCGCTTTCGTCAGAGCACCTGTTGCAGATTGCCTTGCCTTTTGCGGTTAACGATATTAAAACCGAGCTAGCTCAATGGATTGAGGCTCAAATCGACAATAATGAGATTGACCGTATTGCTTATGAAATCATCGTCAAACCCAGCACATTACAAACCACGATCGACAAACCGATTCGTGGTGTAAAAAACATCATCGCTGTAACATCTGCGAAAGGCGGCGTCGGTAAATCAACCACAGCAGTCAATTTGGCATTAGCGTTATCACAATCAGGAGCCAAAACGGGTTTGCTTGATGCCGATGTCTATGGACCATCGGTCCCGTTAATGTTGGGTACCATAGATGCCAAGCCTGAAGTGGTCGATAACAAATGGATGCAGCCGGTTAAGGCGCACGGTATTTATACCCATTCCATTGGTTATTTAGTGGATAAAGCCAATGCGGCTATTTGGCGTGGGCCGATGGCCTCAAAAGCCTTTGAGCAACTACTGCGCGAAACCCATTGGCCAGAGTTAGATTACTTGGTCATTGATATGCCGCCTGGTACCGGCGATATACAATTAACTTTAGCTCAGCAAATGCCCGTCACCGGCTCAGTAATCGTCACTACTCCGCAAGATTTGGCGTTAGCCGATGCTCGCAAAGGAGCCGCGATGTTTGAGGAAGTGAATGTGCCGGTCATTGGCATTGTGGAAAACATGAGTTATCACATTTGCAGTCACTGTGGAGCGCATGAAGCGATTTTTGGCAGTGGTGGTGCCCAGTCGCTCGCATCTGACAGTGGTCTTGCCTTGTTAGCGCAAGTGCCTTTACACATGGCAATGCGTGAAGATATTGACGCCGGTATCCCGACTGTGGCTCGTCGTCCGGATAGCGAACATGCAGGCTATTATTTACAATTAGCTGAGCGGATTGCGTCGACGCTGTATTGGCAAGGGCAGGTCAAGCCCGATGCTATTGATGTAACATTCGTATAA